The Argopecten irradians isolate NY chromosome 4, Ai_NY, whole genome shotgun sequence genome has a window encoding:
- the LOC138320683 gene encoding uncharacterized protein isoform X4 — protein sequence MYFVLLIHLSQVLYVHSQDKVRLSDFTLPNDNFRLVEVFGESGYGYVCGWCWTSFNANVTCKGLGYSGGMGSLRPIQISNITIDYLIGQYICDGTESDLGSCRWTNTPCSPCDSFAVVKCDGNSLVDGGWSSWGSYGPCSVMCGEGIQIRTRTCDNPAPVNSGRECTGGDQENKICTNVECPIDGGWSRWSNFGPCSVTCGQGHQNRTRTCGNPTPQHGGQDCVGYDRGVTPCSNGGCQSVIIAVVAACAGLLVTVAVIFLIKRKRLTQAKPKDDSKQQPLSVTYSKDAIQVVHRRAPDNNHYSIVAGTSEDTNHYSEGTAGPSTDTDNYGCGLLGKTGSRSVRIGEEDMYSHTKPGQPLDDGYDVFVKKKDTVDESGIYDHAGNCMAEGEYDSFQYQKGSCVENDYSQFA from the exons ATGTATTTTGTGCTGTTGATTCACCTTTCACAAGTCTTATATGTGCACAGTCAAG ATAAAGTGAGACTGTCAGACTTCACTTTACCGAACGACAACTTCAGACTTGTTGAGGTGTTTGGTGAATCAGGATACGGTTACGTATGTGGATGGTGCTGGACATCGTTTAACGCTAATGTCACATGTAAAGGATTAGGATATAG CGGAGGCATGGGTTCGTTAAGACCAATTCAAATTTCAAACATCACCATCGATTATCTGATCGGACAGTATATATGCGATGGTACAGAGTCAGACCTCGGCAGCTGTCGTTGGACTAATACGCCATGTTCACCATGCGATAGTTTCGCGGTTGTTAAATGTGACGGAAATTCACTAG TTGATGGAGGGTGGAGTTCATGGGGTTCTTACGGACCTTGTTCTGTGATGTGTGGAGAAGGAATCCAAATCAGAACACGGACGTGTGATAACCCAGCACCTGTAAATAGTGGACGAGAATGTACTGGTGGTGACCAAGAGAACAAAATATGTACTAATGTTGAATGTCCaa TTGACGGAGGATGGAGTAGATGGAGTAATTTCGGACCTTGTTCTGTGACGTGTGGACAAGGACACCAGAACAGAACACGGACGTGTGGCAACCCAACACCTCAACATGGTGGTCAGGACTGTGTTGGTTATGATAGGGGTGTCACACCATGTAGTAATGGTGGATGTCAGA GTGTGATAATTGCAGTTGTAGCTGCCTGTGCGGGACTGTTAGTGACGGTGGCTGTTATCTTCCTAATCAAaag GAAACGACTTACTCAGGCTAAACCGAAAGATGATTCCAAACAACAGCCTCTATCAGTAACGTACAGTAAAGATGCTATCCAAGTCGTTCACAGAAGGGCACCAGACAATAATCATTATTCGATCGTCGCTGGTACATCTGAGGATACCAACCACTATTCGGAAGGTACTGCTGGTCCCTCAACAGACACAGATAACTATGGTTGCGGACTACTAGGTAAAACTGGTTCAAGGTCCGTAAGGATAGGTGAAGAGGACATGTATTCTCACACAAAACCAGGACAACCTCTCGACGATGGGTACGACGTGTTCGTGAAGAAGAAAGACACCGTCGACGAGTCGGGTATCTATGACCACGCTGGAAATTGTATGGCTGAAGGGGAATATGATAGTTTCCAGTACCAGAAGGGCTCGTGTGTTGAAAACGACTATTCACAATTTGCTTAA
- the LOC138320683 gene encoding uncharacterized protein isoform X3, whose translation MYFVLLIHLSQVLYVHSQADKVRLSDFTLPNDNFRLVEVFGESGYGYVCGWCWTSFNANVTCKGLGYSGGMGSLRPIQISNITIDYLIGQYICDGTESDLGSCRWTNTPCSPCDSFAVVKCDGNSLVDGGWSSWGSYGPCSVMCGEGIQIRTRTCDNPAPVNSGRECTGGDQENKICTNVECPIDGGWSRWSNFGPCSVTCGQGHQNRTRTCGNPTPQHGGQDCVGYDRGVTPCSNGGCQSVIIAVVAACAGLLVTVAVIFLIKRKRLTQAKPKDDSKQQPLSVTYSKDAIQVVHRRAPDNNHYSIVAGTSEDTNHYSEGTAGPSTDTDNYGCGLLGKTGSRSVRIGEEDMYSHTKPGQPLDDGYDVFVKKKDTVDESGIYDHAGNCMAEGEYDSFQYQKGSCVENDYSQFA comes from the exons ATGTATTTTGTGCTGTTGATTCACCTTTCACAAGTCTTATATGTGCACAGTCAAG CAGATAAAGTGAGACTGTCAGACTTCACTTTACCGAACGACAACTTCAGACTTGTTGAGGTGTTTGGTGAATCAGGATACGGTTACGTATGTGGATGGTGCTGGACATCGTTTAACGCTAATGTCACATGTAAAGGATTAGGATATAG CGGAGGCATGGGTTCGTTAAGACCAATTCAAATTTCAAACATCACCATCGATTATCTGATCGGACAGTATATATGCGATGGTACAGAGTCAGACCTCGGCAGCTGTCGTTGGACTAATACGCCATGTTCACCATGCGATAGTTTCGCGGTTGTTAAATGTGACGGAAATTCACTAG TTGATGGAGGGTGGAGTTCATGGGGTTCTTACGGACCTTGTTCTGTGATGTGTGGAGAAGGAATCCAAATCAGAACACGGACGTGTGATAACCCAGCACCTGTAAATAGTGGACGAGAATGTACTGGTGGTGACCAAGAGAACAAAATATGTACTAATGTTGAATGTCCaa TTGACGGAGGATGGAGTAGATGGAGTAATTTCGGACCTTGTTCTGTGACGTGTGGACAAGGACACCAGAACAGAACACGGACGTGTGGCAACCCAACACCTCAACATGGTGGTCAGGACTGTGTTGGTTATGATAGGGGTGTCACACCATGTAGTAATGGTGGATGTCAGA GTGTGATAATTGCAGTTGTAGCTGCCTGTGCGGGACTGTTAGTGACGGTGGCTGTTATCTTCCTAATCAAaag GAAACGACTTACTCAGGCTAAACCGAAAGATGATTCCAAACAACAGCCTCTATCAGTAACGTACAGTAAAGATGCTATCCAAGTCGTTCACAGAAGGGCACCAGACAATAATCATTATTCGATCGTCGCTGGTACATCTGAGGATACCAACCACTATTCGGAAGGTACTGCTGGTCCCTCAACAGACACAGATAACTATGGTTGCGGACTACTAGGTAAAACTGGTTCAAGGTCCGTAAGGATAGGTGAAGAGGACATGTATTCTCACACAAAACCAGGACAACCTCTCGACGATGGGTACGACGTGTTCGTGAAGAAGAAAGACACCGTCGACGAGTCGGGTATCTATGACCACGCTGGAAATTGTATGGCTGAAGGGGAATATGATAGTTTCCAGTACCAGAAGGGCTCGTGTGTTGAAAACGACTATTCACAATTTGCTTAA
- the LOC138320683 gene encoding uncharacterized protein isoform X1 — MSLLMMYSVLLICVLQVVIVYSQADKVRLSDFTLPNDNFRLVEVFGESGYGYVCGWCWTSFNANVTCKGLGYSGGMGSLRPIQISNITIDYLIGQYICDGTESDLGSCRWTNTPCSPCDSFAVVKCDGNSLVDGGWSSWGSYGPCSVMCGEGIQIRTRTCDNPAPVNSGRECTGGDQENKICTNVECPIDGGWSRWSNFGPCSVTCGQGHQNRTRTCGNPTPQHGGQDCVGYDRGVTPCSNGGCQSVIIAVVAACAGLLVTVAVIFLIKRKRLTQAKPKDDSKQQPLSVTYSKDAIQVVHRRAPDNNHYSIVAGTSEDTNHYSEGTAGPSTDTDNYGCGLLGKTGSRSVRIGEEDMYSHTKPGQPLDDGYDVFVKKKDTVDESGIYDHAGNCMAEGEYDSFQYQKGSCVENDYSQFA, encoded by the exons ATGTCTCTCCTGATGATGTATTCTGTGTTGTTGATTTGCGTTTTACAAGTCGTAATTGTTTACAGCCAAG CAGATAAAGTGAGACTGTCAGACTTCACTTTACCGAACGACAACTTCAGACTTGTTGAGGTGTTTGGTGAATCAGGATACGGTTACGTATGTGGATGGTGCTGGACATCGTTTAACGCTAATGTCACATGTAAAGGATTAGGATATAG CGGAGGCATGGGTTCGTTAAGACCAATTCAAATTTCAAACATCACCATCGATTATCTGATCGGACAGTATATATGCGATGGTACAGAGTCAGACCTCGGCAGCTGTCGTTGGACTAATACGCCATGTTCACCATGCGATAGTTTCGCGGTTGTTAAATGTGACGGAAATTCACTAG TTGATGGAGGGTGGAGTTCATGGGGTTCTTACGGACCTTGTTCTGTGATGTGTGGAGAAGGAATCCAAATCAGAACACGGACGTGTGATAACCCAGCACCTGTAAATAGTGGACGAGAATGTACTGGTGGTGACCAAGAGAACAAAATATGTACTAATGTTGAATGTCCaa TTGACGGAGGATGGAGTAGATGGAGTAATTTCGGACCTTGTTCTGTGACGTGTGGACAAGGACACCAGAACAGAACACGGACGTGTGGCAACCCAACACCTCAACATGGTGGTCAGGACTGTGTTGGTTATGATAGGGGTGTCACACCATGTAGTAATGGTGGATGTCAGA GTGTGATAATTGCAGTTGTAGCTGCCTGTGCGGGACTGTTAGTGACGGTGGCTGTTATCTTCCTAATCAAaag GAAACGACTTACTCAGGCTAAACCGAAAGATGATTCCAAACAACAGCCTCTATCAGTAACGTACAGTAAAGATGCTATCCAAGTCGTTCACAGAAGGGCACCAGACAATAATCATTATTCGATCGTCGCTGGTACATCTGAGGATACCAACCACTATTCGGAAGGTACTGCTGGTCCCTCAACAGACACAGATAACTATGGTTGCGGACTACTAGGTAAAACTGGTTCAAGGTCCGTAAGGATAGGTGAAGAGGACATGTATTCTCACACAAAACCAGGACAACCTCTCGACGATGGGTACGACGTGTTCGTGAAGAAGAAAGACACCGTCGACGAGTCGGGTATCTATGACCACGCTGGAAATTGTATGGCTGAAGGGGAATATGATAGTTTCCAGTACCAGAAGGGCTCGTGTGTTGAAAACGACTATTCACAATTTGCTTAA
- the LOC138320683 gene encoding uncharacterized protein isoform X2, producing the protein MSLLMMYSVLLICVLQVVIVYSQDKVRLSDFTLPNDNFRLVEVFGESGYGYVCGWCWTSFNANVTCKGLGYSGGMGSLRPIQISNITIDYLIGQYICDGTESDLGSCRWTNTPCSPCDSFAVVKCDGNSLVDGGWSSWGSYGPCSVMCGEGIQIRTRTCDNPAPVNSGRECTGGDQENKICTNVECPIDGGWSRWSNFGPCSVTCGQGHQNRTRTCGNPTPQHGGQDCVGYDRGVTPCSNGGCQSVIIAVVAACAGLLVTVAVIFLIKRKRLTQAKPKDDSKQQPLSVTYSKDAIQVVHRRAPDNNHYSIVAGTSEDTNHYSEGTAGPSTDTDNYGCGLLGKTGSRSVRIGEEDMYSHTKPGQPLDDGYDVFVKKKDTVDESGIYDHAGNCMAEGEYDSFQYQKGSCVENDYSQFA; encoded by the exons ATGTCTCTCCTGATGATGTATTCTGTGTTGTTGATTTGCGTTTTACAAGTCGTAATTGTTTACAGCCAAG ATAAAGTGAGACTGTCAGACTTCACTTTACCGAACGACAACTTCAGACTTGTTGAGGTGTTTGGTGAATCAGGATACGGTTACGTATGTGGATGGTGCTGGACATCGTTTAACGCTAATGTCACATGTAAAGGATTAGGATATAG CGGAGGCATGGGTTCGTTAAGACCAATTCAAATTTCAAACATCACCATCGATTATCTGATCGGACAGTATATATGCGATGGTACAGAGTCAGACCTCGGCAGCTGTCGTTGGACTAATACGCCATGTTCACCATGCGATAGTTTCGCGGTTGTTAAATGTGACGGAAATTCACTAG TTGATGGAGGGTGGAGTTCATGGGGTTCTTACGGACCTTGTTCTGTGATGTGTGGAGAAGGAATCCAAATCAGAACACGGACGTGTGATAACCCAGCACCTGTAAATAGTGGACGAGAATGTACTGGTGGTGACCAAGAGAACAAAATATGTACTAATGTTGAATGTCCaa TTGACGGAGGATGGAGTAGATGGAGTAATTTCGGACCTTGTTCTGTGACGTGTGGACAAGGACACCAGAACAGAACACGGACGTGTGGCAACCCAACACCTCAACATGGTGGTCAGGACTGTGTTGGTTATGATAGGGGTGTCACACCATGTAGTAATGGTGGATGTCAGA GTGTGATAATTGCAGTTGTAGCTGCCTGTGCGGGACTGTTAGTGACGGTGGCTGTTATCTTCCTAATCAAaag GAAACGACTTACTCAGGCTAAACCGAAAGATGATTCCAAACAACAGCCTCTATCAGTAACGTACAGTAAAGATGCTATCCAAGTCGTTCACAGAAGGGCACCAGACAATAATCATTATTCGATCGTCGCTGGTACATCTGAGGATACCAACCACTATTCGGAAGGTACTGCTGGTCCCTCAACAGACACAGATAACTATGGTTGCGGACTACTAGGTAAAACTGGTTCAAGGTCCGTAAGGATAGGTGAAGAGGACATGTATTCTCACACAAAACCAGGACAACCTCTCGACGATGGGTACGACGTGTTCGTGAAGAAGAAAGACACCGTCGACGAGTCGGGTATCTATGACCACGCTGGAAATTGTATGGCTGAAGGGGAATATGATAGTTTCCAGTACCAGAAGGGCTCGTGTGTTGAAAACGACTATTCACAATTTGCTTAA